TCTGGTGCGGCTTGGGAAGGTTTCCGAAGTTCTTTTCGATGCTGTTGGATTCCCAGTCCTCGGAAACGATCTCGTTGCAGAGCTCTATGCATTCATCGCAGATATAGACACCTGGTCCCGCGACGAGTTTCTTGACTATTTCCTGGCTTTTGCCGCAAAAAGAACAGCTCAGCTTTTCATTTCCTTCCTTCTTTTTGGTGGCCATTGTAACCTCGCTTTAAATCTATGCGCACCTCTCCCTCTTATTCCGTTACTTCTTCTTTTTTTCAATGATCTTGTCGATCAGTCCGTAATCGAGCGCGTCTTGCGGTGACATGAAGTTGTCCCTGTCGAGATCCTTGTCGACTTTCTCGGCTTTCTGCCCGGTGTGATACGCGTATATCTCGTTCAATCGCTGCTTGGTCTTAATGATTTCGTTCGCGTGGATCATGATATCGGTCGCCTGACCCTGAAAACCGGCCGACGGCTGATGTATCATGATGCGTGAATTGGGAAGCGTCGAGCGCTTGCCCTTCGCCCCGGCCGTCAGGAGCAGCGAGCCCATGGACGCCGCCTGCCCGATGCAGATGGTCGCAACGTCGGGCTTGATGTACTGCATGGTATCATAGATGGCAAGCCCCGAAGTGACGATCCCTCCCGGCGAGTTTATATAGAGGAAGATGTCCTTGTCGGGGTCCTCCGCCTCCAGGAACAGAAGCTGGGCGATCACCAGGCTCGAAATATGGTCGTCTATGGCTTCGCCAAGAAAGACGATACGGTCTTT
This genomic stretch from Spirochaetota bacterium harbors:
- the clpP gene encoding ATP-dependent Clp endopeptidase proteolytic subunit ClpP yields the protein MSLVPIVVEQTSRGERSYDIYSRLLKDRIVFLGEAIDDHISSLVIAQLLFLEAEDPDKDIFLYINSPGGIVTSGLAIYDTMQYIKPDVATICIGQAASMGSLLLTAGAKGKRSTLPNSRIMIHQPSAGFQGQATDIMIHANEIIKTKQRLNEIYAYHTGQKAEKVDKDLDRDNFMSPQDALDYGLIDKIIEKKKK